GGCTCTACGTGAACGGCACGAACCTGTTCATGATCACCGATTACAGCGGCTACACGCCCGAGCTACCGGCGGACAACGTCATCTCGAGCGGGATCGACTTCTTCGGGGGCGTTTATCCCCCGGCCCGCACGCTGACCATCGGTCTCGACGTCACGTTCTGAGCGACTGAATCCAGGGAGTTCGAACCATGAGCAAGAGAACGAAGAGCTGGGCAGTCGCGACGATGGTTGGGCTCGCTGTGCTGGGCACCAGCGCATGCGACGACTTCCTCGCGACCGAACCCAAGGCAGAGCTGACTACCGGCAACTTCTTCCAGACCGAATCGCAGGCGATCGCGGCGACCAACGCGACGTATCACATGCTCCGCGAATGGCCGGTGCATGTTTTCGCGTGGCTCGGTATGACGGACATGGCGTCTGATGATGCGACCAAGGGGAGCACGCCCAACGATGCGGCGTTCCTGTCGGATTTCGAGAATCTCAGCTGGACGTCGGGCAACGGCGCGTTCCTCGATACATGGACCGGCTACTACCAGGGGATCTACCGTGCGAACATCGCCATCAACGGGATCCCGCAGGTCACGGGTGACGCGCAGCTCAAGCAGCGGCTGATCGGCGAGAACAAGTTCCTGCGCGCCTACTTCTACTTCTTCCTCGTGCGTGCGTACGGCGGCGTACCGCTCATCACCGCTCCGCTGTCGCCGAGCGAGTACCGCACCCAGGTGCGCGCGTCCGAGGCCGACATCTGGGCGCTCATCGAGCAGGACCTGACGGATGCGATCGCGGCGCTGCCGGAGAGCTACGGCGGTGACGACGTAGGTCGCGCGACCCGCGGCGCTGCCCACGCTCTCCTCGCCGAAGTCCACCTGTTCCAGGACGAGTTCGAGGACGCGTGGACGCATGCGCAGCAGGTGACCGGCTACGACCTGTTCCCCGACTACCGCACGCTGTTCACGCGCGCCGGCGAGAACTCCGTGGAGACGGTGTTCGAGGTGCAGAGCGTCGCCCTCGAGCAGCGGGGCGGCGGCTCACAGTACCAGGAAGTGCAGGGCGTGCGCGGGACACCGAACCTGGGCTGGGGCTTCAACACGCCGTCGGACAACCTGGAGGCTGCGTACGAGCCGGGTGATCCGCGCCAGCAGGCGACGATCATGTACGCCTGGGAGCTGCTGCCGGACGGATCGGGCCGGGTGGTCTATTACAACCCGCAGATGCTGAACAACCAGTACAACCAGAAGGTGTTCATCTCGCCCGAGACGCCGGGCGGGGCGGGCAACGGTGGCGTCAACATCCGCCGGATCCGCTACGCGCACGTCCTGCTGAACGCGGCGGAGGCAGCCTACCGCACGGGACGTGAGGCCGAGGCGAGGACGCTGCTGAACGAGGTGCGCGCCCGGGCCCGCGGCGACCGGGAGGTCACGCTCGGTATCCAGCCCGAGCCGCTTGCCGAGTCGATTGCCGGGAGTGTCATCGGCCTGGGAGCCGACGATTCGCGCGTGTTCGTCCGGTACGTGCCGGAGGGGTCGTCGGCGGACGCCGCCGGGCTGCAGGAGTTCACGTTCGAGTGTGCGGATGGCGCATGCGGTCAGCGGGAGATCCCGCCCGTCCGCGTGCTCAACATGGACATCATCCAGTCGGTCGCCGGCATCGACGTGCAGACGATCGACGACTACTTCGCTGCGGTCGACGCTCAGGCGCCCGGCTCGCCCGTCCAGGTCGAGGTGCTGCGCGTGACGATGGACGCGAACAACAACGTCAGCACGCAGGCTCTGACAGTGAACGTGACGGCGCAGGCATTGCTGCCGGAGGTGACCGCGTCGGGGCAGGCACTGCTGGACGCGATCTGGCACGAGCGTCGCGTCGAGCTGGCGATGGAGCAGCACCGCTGGTTCGAT
This genomic window from Longimicrobiales bacterium contains:
- a CDS encoding RagB/SusD family nutrient uptake outer membrane protein — protein: MSKRTKSWAVATMVGLAVLGTSACDDFLATEPKAELTTGNFFQTESQAIAATNATYHMLREWPVHVFAWLGMTDMASDDATKGSTPNDAAFLSDFENLSWTSGNGAFLDTWTGYYQGIYRANIAINGIPQVTGDAQLKQRLIGENKFLRAYFYFFLVRAYGGVPLITAPLSPSEYRTQVRASEADIWALIEQDLTDAIAALPESYGGDDVGRATRGAAHALLAEVHLFQDEFEDAWTHAQQVTGYDLFPDYRTLFTRAGENSVETVFEVQSVALEQRGGGSQYQEVQGVRGTPNLGWGFNTPSDNLEAAYEPGDPRQQATIMYAWELLPDGSGRVVYYNPQMLNNQYNQKVFISPETPGGAGNGGVNIRRIRYAHVLLNAAEAAYRTGREAEARTLLNEVRARARGDREVTLGIQPEPLAESIAGSVIGLGADDSRVFVRYVPEGSSADAAGLQEFTFECADGACGQREIPPVRVLNMDIIQSVAGIDVQTIDDYFAAVDAQAPGSPVQVEVLRVTMDANNNVSTQALTVNVTAQALLPEVTASGQALLDAIWHERRVELAMEQHRWFDIVRQGRAAEVMAEAGKVFQTGVHELYPIPLQEITLTGLQQNPGY